From a single Couchioplanes caeruleus genomic region:
- a CDS encoding citrate synthase, translated as MTDVKLDHPGGQLSLPVREAVEGPGGIEISALLKETGYVTLDQGFVNTASCASAITYIDGDAGILRYRGFPIEQLAGKASFLEVSYLLIHDALPTPAQLAEFADKIRVHTLLQEEMRTFFSGFPRDAHPMAVLSSAVTALSTFYQDALDPTDPEQVEISGIRLMAKLPTIAAYAYKKSIGHPLPYPDNSLDYVENFLRMTFGLPTVNYEVDPKVAKILDMLFVLHADHEQNCSTSTVRLVGSAQANLFASVAAGINALSGPLHGGANSAVLEMLEGIRADGGDVQSFVRRVKAKEKGVKLMGFGHRVYKNYDPRAAIVKKAAQEVVATMERPDPLLEIAFQLEEIALADDYFVSRKLYPNVDFYTGLIYKAMGFPTKMFTVLFALGRLPGWIAQWGEMMADPTTKIGRPRQLYTGQGERQFVPITER; from the coding sequence ATGACGGATGTCAAGCTCGACCACCCCGGTGGCCAGTTGTCCCTGCCGGTACGGGAGGCCGTCGAGGGCCCGGGCGGTATCGAGATCAGCGCCCTCCTCAAGGAGACCGGCTACGTCACGCTCGACCAGGGGTTCGTGAACACGGCCTCGTGCGCATCGGCGATCACCTACATCGACGGTGACGCCGGCATCCTGCGGTATCGGGGCTTCCCGATCGAGCAGCTGGCCGGCAAGGCGTCGTTCCTCGAGGTGTCGTACCTGCTGATCCACGACGCGCTGCCGACGCCGGCGCAGCTGGCCGAGTTCGCGGACAAGATCCGCGTGCACACGCTGCTGCAGGAGGAGATGCGTACGTTCTTCTCGGGCTTCCCGCGCGACGCGCACCCGATGGCGGTGCTGTCGTCGGCCGTCACCGCGCTGTCGACGTTCTACCAGGACGCGCTGGACCCCACCGACCCCGAGCAGGTCGAGATCTCCGGCATCCGGCTGATGGCGAAGCTTCCGACCATCGCCGCGTACGCGTACAAGAAGTCCATCGGCCACCCGCTGCCGTACCCGGACAACTCGCTCGACTACGTCGAGAACTTCCTGCGCATGACGTTCGGGCTGCCCACCGTGAACTACGAGGTGGACCCGAAGGTCGCCAAGATCCTCGACATGCTGTTCGTGCTGCACGCCGACCACGAGCAGAACTGCTCCACCTCGACGGTGCGCCTCGTGGGCTCGGCCCAGGCCAACCTGTTCGCCTCGGTGGCCGCGGGCATCAACGCGCTCTCCGGCCCGCTGCACGGCGGCGCCAACTCGGCGGTCCTCGAGATGCTCGAGGGCATCCGCGCCGACGGTGGCGACGTGCAGTCCTTCGTCCGTCGCGTCAAGGCGAAGGAGAAGGGCGTCAAGCTGATGGGCTTCGGCCACCGGGTCTACAAGAACTACGACCCGCGCGCCGCCATCGTGAAGAAGGCGGCCCAGGAGGTCGTGGCCACGATGGAGCGTCCGGACCCGCTGCTGGAGATCGCGTTCCAGCTCGAGGAGATCGCGCTCGCGGACGACTACTTCGTCTCCCGCAAGCTCTACCCCAACGTGGACTTCTACACCGGCCTGATCTACAAGGCCATGGGCTTCCCCACGAAGATGTTCACGGTGCTGTTCGCGCTGGGCCGGCTGCCCGGCTGGATCGCGCAGTGGGGCGAGATGATGGCCGACCCGACCACGAAGATCGGCCGGCCGCGTCAGCTGTACACCGGTCAGGGCGAGCGTCAGTTCGTGCCCATCACCGAGCGCTGA
- a CDS encoding glycosyltransferase gives MRVLIVTSGSTGDVAPYTGLGERLQAAGHEVTIATHEPFRDSVTLPFVPIPGDLREILRRAPGQDGRSSGTGPRALVRLLRIARPLVAEMGDGIAAAAERIRAEAMLLSTVVAPLGYQVAEAAGIPWAGVFLQPVFPTGDFGPVLLGGRSAGRLGNRLLGHLTEASARPLYRGPVRDLRDRLGLPRKPLRRLQGEQQQRWPTFHGFSPSVVPRPADWPPSQEVVGYWWPARPAGWAPPAEVEEFLAAGPPPVFIGFGSMAPGYGARLAGPVLQAVRAAGVRAIVQAGWSGLRAEDDPAVLNVDSLPHDWLFPRVAAVVHHAGAGTTAAALRAGVPAVPVPVSADQPFWARRLHALGVAPPPIPLPRLTAPRLAAALRAATTSPALRERSAAMAGRLRTEDGAARIIAWLDAL, from the coding sequence GTGCGGGTGCTGATCGTGACCTCCGGCTCGACCGGCGACGTGGCGCCGTACACGGGTCTCGGGGAGCGGCTGCAGGCCGCCGGCCACGAGGTCACCATCGCCACCCACGAGCCGTTCCGCGACTCGGTGACGCTGCCGTTCGTGCCGATCCCCGGCGACCTGCGCGAGATCCTGCGGCGCGCCCCGGGCCAGGACGGCAGGAGCTCCGGCACCGGCCCGCGCGCGCTCGTACGGCTTCTGCGCATCGCCCGCCCGCTGGTGGCCGAGATGGGCGACGGGATCGCGGCGGCGGCCGAGCGGATCCGGGCCGAGGCGATGCTGCTGTCGACCGTCGTGGCGCCGCTGGGCTACCAGGTCGCGGAGGCGGCCGGCATCCCGTGGGCGGGCGTGTTCCTGCAACCGGTGTTCCCGACCGGCGACTTCGGGCCCGTCCTGCTCGGCGGGCGATCCGCGGGACGCCTCGGCAACCGGCTCCTGGGTCACCTCACCGAAGCGTCGGCGCGGCCGTTGTACCGCGGCCCGGTCCGTGACCTGCGCGACCGGCTCGGGCTGCCCCGCAAGCCCCTGCGCCGGCTGCAGGGCGAACAGCAACAGCGGTGGCCCACCTTCCACGGGTTCAGCCCGTCGGTGGTGCCCCGGCCCGCGGACTGGCCGCCGTCGCAGGAGGTGGTCGGGTACTGGTGGCCCGCCCGGCCGGCCGGGTGGGCACCGCCGGCGGAGGTCGAGGAGTTCCTCGCCGCCGGGCCGCCGCCGGTGTTCATCGGCTTCGGCAGCATGGCGCCCGGCTACGGCGCCCGCCTGGCCGGTCCCGTGCTGCAGGCCGTGCGCGCGGCCGGGGTGCGGGCGATCGTGCAGGCGGGCTGGTCGGGCCTGCGCGCGGAGGACGACCCCGCCGTGCTCAACGTGGACTCGTTGCCGCACGACTGGCTGTTCCCGCGGGTGGCGGCGGTGGTGCACCACGCCGGCGCGGGGACGACCGCGGCGGCGCTGCGGGCCGGTGTGCCCGCCGTACCGGTGCCGGTCAGCGCCGACCAGCCGTTCTGGGCGCGCCGCCTGCACGCGCTGGGTGTCGCTCCCCCGCCGATCCCGCTGCCGCGGCTGACCGCGCCGCGGCTCGCGGCGGCCCTGCGCGCGGCGACCACGTCGCCCGCCCTCCGCGAGCGGTCCGCCGCGATGGCCGGGCGGTTGCGTACCGAGGACGGCGCCGCGCGGATCATCGCCTGGCTCGACGCCCTCTGA
- a CDS encoding ArsR/SmtB family transcription factor, protein MPVDAIAVLAEPTRRRILDELRLAERSVGDLVATLDMSQPAVSKHLKVLREAGFVSSRTAAQHRIYRLEPGPFRALDAWLAPYRRMWNRHLDALERHLEES, encoded by the coding sequence GTGCCCGTGGACGCCATCGCCGTACTGGCCGAGCCGACCCGCCGCCGCATCCTCGACGAGCTGCGGCTCGCCGAACGCAGCGTCGGAGACCTCGTCGCCACCCTGGACATGAGCCAGCCCGCCGTCTCCAAGCACCTCAAAGTGCTGCGCGAGGCCGGGTTCGTCTCCAGCCGTACGGCGGCGCAGCACCGCATCTACCGCCTCGAACCCGGCCCGTTCCGCGCGCTGGACGCGTGGCTGGCGCCGTACCGGCGGATGTGGAACCGGCACCTCGACGCGCTCGAACGCCACCTGGAGGAGTCATGA
- a CDS encoding SRPBCC family protein encodes MTPLDPGPAGGATVVSAGDRWTLVFIRELPHPREKVWSALTDPHRLDQWAPFAAGRDLSHPGDVTLTMVDGPDRTGTPATVRRAEPPALLEYTWGEDLLRWELGDTGGGTRLTLRHTVGDRDGAPMFAAGWHLCVAVLARLLDGDPVGVIRGRDALAHGWDDLRAAYEKSFAGPSR; translated from the coding sequence ATGACCCCGCTCGATCCCGGCCCGGCCGGCGGCGCCACCGTGGTGAGCGCCGGCGACCGCTGGACGCTCGTGTTCATCCGTGAGCTGCCGCATCCCCGCGAGAAGGTCTGGTCGGCGCTGACCGACCCGCACCGCCTCGACCAGTGGGCGCCCTTCGCCGCCGGGCGGGACCTGTCGCACCCCGGCGACGTCACCCTCACCATGGTCGACGGCCCGGACCGGACCGGCACCCCGGCGACCGTACGGCGTGCCGAACCGCCCGCCCTCCTCGAGTACACGTGGGGCGAGGATCTGCTGCGCTGGGAGCTCGGGGACACCGGCGGCGGCACCCGCCTCACCCTGCGCCACACTGTCGGCGACCGCGACGGCGCCCCGATGTTCGCGGCCGGCTGGCACCTGTGCGTGGCCGTGCTCGCCCGGTTGCTCGACGGCGATCCGGTCGGCGTGATCCGCGGCCGTGACGCCCTCGCGCACGGCTGGGACGACCTGCGCGCCGCGTACGAGAAGAGCTTCGCCGGTCCGTCTCGCTAA
- a CDS encoding gluconokinase, producing MDVVIGIDTGTTATKGIAAGMDGEVRAVTSVHYPLSVPGPGRAELDSTQLRDAAVEALVAVARQCRERGDRVLAVSLSAFLHGLAPMNPDGSPRGPLITWADNRSSAQSDALAEAGRAKPLQARTGTPVHPMAPLAKLAWWRATDPEVLRDTPRWGGVKELVLGGLAREGFVVDLSIASGTGLYDIHQRRWDPEALDIAGITADRLAEVVPTTTTLKLHADVAGAAGLPPDTPLVIGAADGPLANLGVGATPAGVAAVSLGTSGALRTVVGGPTADKAGRLFCYALTEDRWVLGGAINNAGSVVRWAGQTMAGGFDRPAAEGEDADVRDAALLTEAEGVRAGSDGLLCLPYLLGERAPWWRGGMRGAYLGLRREHGRAHLVRAAVEGVCQQLALVRDTFDAEGVPMTEVRATGGAVASDLWVGVLAAALDLPVAIADTPEGTALGACLLGLHAIGHLPDLDEAAALVAITAHTRPDPEDAALYKRMRPLVEKSALAVTDVLTELDRIAPSPLPGTEKAVGGNKAEGVRAQGG from the coding sequence ATGGACGTCGTCATCGGGATCGACACCGGAACCACCGCCACCAAGGGCATCGCGGCCGGGATGGACGGCGAGGTGCGCGCCGTGACCAGCGTGCACTACCCGCTCTCCGTGCCGGGGCCCGGCCGGGCCGAGCTCGACTCCACCCAGCTGCGCGACGCCGCCGTCGAGGCCCTCGTGGCCGTGGCCCGGCAGTGCCGCGAACGCGGCGACCGGGTCCTCGCCGTCAGCCTCAGCGCGTTCCTGCACGGCCTCGCGCCGATGAACCCCGACGGCTCGCCGCGGGGCCCGCTGATCACCTGGGCCGACAACCGCTCGTCCGCGCAGAGCGACGCCCTCGCCGAGGCCGGCCGCGCCAAGCCGTTGCAGGCGCGCACCGGCACCCCGGTGCACCCGATGGCTCCGCTGGCCAAGCTCGCCTGGTGGCGTGCCACCGACCCGGAGGTCCTGCGCGACACCCCGCGATGGGGCGGCGTCAAGGAGCTCGTGCTCGGCGGCCTCGCCCGCGAGGGGTTCGTCGTGGACCTCTCGATCGCCTCCGGCACCGGGCTGTACGACATCCACCAGCGGCGCTGGGACCCCGAGGCGCTCGACATCGCCGGGATCACCGCCGACCGGCTGGCCGAGGTCGTGCCGACCACCACCACGCTGAAGCTGCACGCCGACGTCGCCGGGGCGGCCGGGCTGCCGCCGGACACGCCGCTGGTCATCGGCGCCGCCGACGGGCCGCTGGCCAACCTCGGCGTCGGCGCCACCCCGGCCGGCGTCGCCGCGGTGTCGCTCGGCACCAGCGGGGCGCTGCGGACCGTCGTCGGCGGACCCACCGCGGACAAGGCGGGCCGGCTGTTCTGCTACGCGCTCACCGAGGACCGCTGGGTGCTCGGCGGCGCGATCAACAACGCCGGCTCGGTGGTGCGCTGGGCCGGCCAGACGATGGCAGGGGGCTTCGACCGTCCCGCCGCGGAGGGCGAGGACGCCGACGTGCGCGACGCCGCGCTGCTCACCGAGGCGGAGGGCGTACGCGCCGGCAGCGACGGGCTGCTCTGCCTGCCGTACCTGCTGGGGGAACGGGCGCCCTGGTGGCGCGGTGGCATGCGCGGGGCGTACCTGGGCCTGCGCCGCGAGCACGGGCGCGCGCACCTCGTCCGGGCGGCCGTGGAAGGGGTGTGCCAGCAACTCGCCCTGGTCCGCGACACCTTCGACGCCGAGGGCGTCCCGATGACGGAGGTACGCGCCACCGGCGGCGCGGTCGCCTCGGACCTCTGGGTCGGCGTGCTCGCGGCGGCGCTGGACCTGCCCGTGGCGATCGCCGACACCCCCGAGGGCACCGCGCTCGGCGCCTGCCTGCTCGGCCTGCACGCGATCGGCCACCTGCCCGACCTGGACGAGGCGGCAGCCCTGGTGGCCATCACCGCCCACACCCGGCCCGACCCGGAGGACGCCGCCCTGTACAAGCGGATGCGCCCACTGGTGGAGAAGTCGGCGCTGGCGGTCACCGACGTGCTCACCGAGCTGGACCGGATCGCCCCCTCGCCGCTGCCCGGCACGGAGAAGGCGGTGGGCGGCAACAAGGCGGAAGGCGTGCGGGCCCAGGGCGGCTGA
- a CDS encoding VWA domain-containing protein, producing MTPYPFSAVVGLDDLRLALLLTAVSPAVGGVLVRGEKGTAKSTVVRALAALLPEVDVVRGCRFACDPAAPDPQCPDGPHEAGAPHGHRPATLVELPVGATEDRVVGTLDIQRALSDGVKAYEPGLLAAAHRGALYVDEVNLLPDHLVDLLLDAAAMGRAHVERDGVSVKHAARFLLVGTMNPEEGEPRPQLVDRFGLVVTVAAPRDAGQRAEVVRRRLTYEAGPDAFAARFAAEEQALAARILAARRAVPSVLLPDAELDRIARVCLAYGVDGMRADIVVARCAVALAAWHGRDRVTAGDVRDAARLALPHRRRKDPLDPPGTDEQRLEEALDRAAAEDPDDDPPPPPPPGGGGPPDKGPGDAPPDKGPGDGPRNGGAAPDGDDTPGSSDAPRDTSQGSGSPKSEGTADAGDARDKGEGSRPAAAPAPPGQAYRPRALRIAARGEGGHAGRRSPAFARRGRVVGSRVPRGKLRGAPHLPATLRAAIHRGADRLVLPSDLREAVHVGREANLVLFVVDASGSMAARKRMTVVKTAVLSLLRDAYQRRDRIGMITFRGSSAEQVLPPTSSHEVGVLRLAALRTGGRTPLAAGLRTAATTIATERRRDPRRRPLLVVVTDGRATSGPDPVTLAPALAGVATVVVDCESGPVRLGLARRLAAALDADVMPLDALAATGATAAADATTAIRAKGRAA from the coding sequence GTGACGCCGTACCCGTTCTCCGCCGTCGTCGGCCTCGACGATCTGCGCCTCGCCCTGCTGCTGACCGCCGTCTCGCCCGCCGTGGGCGGCGTGCTCGTCCGGGGCGAGAAGGGCACCGCCAAGAGCACCGTCGTGCGGGCTCTCGCCGCCCTGCTGCCCGAGGTCGACGTGGTGCGGGGCTGCCGCTTCGCGTGCGACCCGGCCGCACCCGACCCGCAGTGCCCCGACGGGCCGCACGAGGCCGGCGCCCCGCACGGGCACCGGCCGGCCACCCTCGTCGAGCTGCCGGTCGGCGCCACCGAGGACCGCGTGGTCGGCACGCTCGACATCCAGCGGGCCCTGTCCGACGGGGTGAAGGCGTACGAGCCCGGTCTGCTCGCCGCCGCGCACCGGGGCGCGCTCTACGTCGACGAGGTCAACCTGCTTCCCGACCATCTCGTCGACCTGCTGCTGGACGCCGCCGCGATGGGTCGCGCGCACGTCGAGCGCGACGGCGTGTCGGTCAAGCACGCCGCCCGGTTCCTGCTGGTCGGCACCATGAACCCGGAGGAGGGCGAGCCCCGGCCGCAGCTCGTCGACCGGTTCGGGCTGGTCGTCACCGTCGCTGCCCCGCGTGACGCCGGGCAGCGGGCCGAGGTGGTGCGGCGGCGGCTGACGTACGAGGCCGGCCCCGACGCGTTCGCGGCCCGTTTCGCCGCCGAGGAGCAAGCGCTCGCGGCCCGCATCCTGGCCGCGCGCCGGGCTGTGCCGTCGGTGCTGCTGCCCGACGCCGAACTCGACCGGATCGCCCGGGTCTGCCTCGCGTACGGGGTGGACGGCATGCGCGCCGACATCGTGGTGGCCCGTTGCGCCGTGGCACTCGCCGCGTGGCACGGCCGTGACCGGGTCACCGCCGGCGACGTCCGCGATGCCGCCCGCCTCGCGCTGCCGCACCGCCGCCGCAAGGACCCCCTGGACCCGCCGGGCACCGACGAGCAGCGCCTCGAGGAGGCCCTCGACCGGGCCGCCGCGGAGGATCCCGACGACGACCCGCCGCCGCCCCCGCCACCGGGCGGCGGCGGACCGCCTGACAAGGGCCCGGGCGACGCACCGCCTGACAAGGGCCCGGGCGACGGGCCACGGAACGGCGGCGCCGCGCCCGACGGCGACGACACGCCGGGGAGCAGCGACGCACCACGCGACACGTCGCAGGGCAGCGGCTCGCCGAAGAGCGAGGGCACGGCGGACGCCGGCGACGCGCGGGACAAGGGCGAGGGTTCGAGGCCGGCCGCTGCACCGGCACCGCCCGGTCAGGCGTACCGGCCGCGCGCGCTGCGGATCGCCGCACGGGGCGAGGGCGGCCACGCAGGCCGCCGTTCACCGGCGTTCGCCCGCCGCGGCCGGGTCGTCGGCTCGCGGGTGCCGCGGGGCAAGCTGCGCGGCGCCCCGCACCTTCCCGCGACCCTGCGCGCCGCGATCCACCGGGGCGCCGACCGGCTCGTGCTGCCCTCGGATCTGCGCGAGGCCGTGCACGTCGGCCGCGAGGCCAACCTGGTGCTGTTCGTCGTGGACGCGTCCGGTTCGATGGCGGCGCGCAAGCGGATGACCGTCGTGAAGACCGCCGTGCTGTCGCTGCTGCGGGACGCGTACCAGCGGCGGGACCGGATCGGCATGATCACGTTCCGGGGCTCGTCGGCCGAGCAGGTGCTGCCGCCGACCTCCAGCCACGAGGTGGGCGTGCTGCGGCTGGCCGCGCTGCGCACCGGCGGCCGTACCCCGCTCGCGGCGGGCCTGCGCACCGCGGCGACCACCATCGCCACCGAGCGGCGGCGGGACCCGCGCCGGCGTCCGCTGCTGGTCGTGGTGACCGACGGGCGCGCCACCAGCGGGCCCGACCCGGTGACGCTCGCGCCCGCCCTGGCCGGGGTGGCCACCGTCGTCGTCGACTGCGAGTCGGGACCGGTCCGGCTGGGCCTGGCGCGCCGGCTCGCCGCCGCGCTGGACGCGGACGTCATGCCGCTGGACGCACTCGCCGCGACGGGCGCGACCGCCGCGGCCGACGCGACCACCGCCATCCGCGCGAAAGGGAGGGCCGCCTGA
- the cobO gene encoding cob(I)yrinic acid a,c-diamide adenosyltransferase has product MPKGQVTSVPDDGLTTRQRRRQAVLAVHTGHGKGKSTAAFGMALRAWNAGWSIGVFQFVKSEKWRVGEESALKALGQVPGGAGVAWHKMGEGWSWIQRAGTERDHAAEAAEGWAQIKRDLAAETHTFYVLDEFTYPMKWGWVDVADVVETLRERPGTQHVVITGRDAHPDLLAAADLVTEMTKVKHPMDAGRKGQRGIEW; this is encoded by the coding sequence ATGCCCAAGGGACAGGTCACCAGCGTGCCCGACGACGGGCTCACCACCCGGCAGCGCCGCCGCCAGGCGGTGCTGGCCGTCCACACCGGACACGGCAAGGGCAAGTCCACCGCCGCCTTCGGGATGGCGTTGCGGGCCTGGAACGCCGGCTGGTCCATCGGCGTGTTCCAGTTCGTGAAGAGCGAGAAGTGGCGGGTCGGCGAGGAGTCCGCGCTCAAGGCGCTCGGCCAGGTCCCCGGCGGCGCGGGCGTCGCCTGGCACAAGATGGGCGAGGGCTGGTCGTGGATCCAGCGCGCCGGGACCGAGCGGGACCACGCCGCCGAGGCCGCCGAGGGCTGGGCGCAGATCAAGCGGGACCTCGCCGCCGAGACGCACACCTTCTACGTGCTGGACGAGTTCACGTACCCGATGAAGTGGGGCTGGGTGGACGTCGCGGACGTGGTGGAGACGCTGCGCGAGCGCCCCGGCACCCAGCACGTCGTCATCACCGGCCGCGACGCGCACCCGGATCTGCTGGCCGCCGCCGACCTGGTCACCGAGATGACGAAGGTGAAGCACCCGATGGACGCGGGCCGCAAGGGCCAGCGGGGCATCGAGTGGTGA
- a CDS encoding cobyrinate a,c-diamide synthase, whose protein sequence is MVSVPRIVIGAPASGHGKTTVATGLLAAYAKRGLSVAPFKVGPDYIDPGYHALAAGRPGRNLDPVLVGEDRIGPLFAHGSAGTDLAVVEGVMGLYDGRVGAGDTGSTAQVAALLDAPVVLVVNAAAQGRSVAALVHGFRSFGSVRIGGVILNQVGSDRHEALLREACEEVGTPVLGAMRRAAAVEAPSRHLGLVPVAERRSEALASVAALASLVESSVDLEAVLALARSAPALHAQPWSPQAAEPVAGRPVVALAGGPAFTFAYAETAELLAGAGAEVVVVDPLRDEALPEGAGALVVGGGFPEVYASELSANEQLRQAVAAAAVAGLPILAECAGLLWLCRTLDGAPMCGVLDADAAMTPSLTLGYRDAVALSDSPLLPAGSRITGHEFHRTSVHPRSGLLLEPAGGAAWAWRGADPEGFAAPRLHASYLHLHWAADPAIARRVVAAAAS, encoded by the coding sequence GTGGTGAGCGTCCCCCGGATCGTCATCGGGGCTCCGGCGTCCGGCCACGGCAAGACCACCGTCGCGACGGGCCTGCTGGCGGCGTACGCGAAACGGGGTCTGTCGGTCGCGCCCTTCAAGGTGGGGCCGGACTACATAGATCCGGGCTACCACGCGCTCGCCGCGGGCCGGCCGGGGCGCAACCTGGATCCGGTGCTGGTGGGCGAGGACCGGATCGGGCCGCTGTTCGCGCACGGGTCGGCCGGCACCGACCTCGCCGTGGTCGAGGGCGTCATGGGGCTCTACGACGGGCGGGTCGGCGCGGGCGACACCGGCTCGACCGCGCAGGTGGCCGCCCTGCTGGACGCGCCCGTCGTGCTGGTGGTCAACGCCGCGGCGCAGGGCCGGTCCGTGGCCGCCCTCGTGCACGGCTTCCGCAGCTTCGGCTCGGTGCGCATCGGCGGCGTGATCCTCAACCAGGTCGGTTCCGACCGGCACGAGGCGCTGCTGCGGGAGGCGTGCGAGGAGGTCGGCACGCCGGTGCTGGGGGCGATGCGCCGGGCCGCCGCGGTGGAGGCGCCGTCGCGGCACCTCGGCCTGGTGCCGGTCGCCGAGCGCCGGTCCGAGGCGCTCGCGTCGGTCGCCGCGCTGGCGTCGCTGGTGGAGTCCTCGGTGGACCTGGAGGCGGTGCTCGCGCTGGCCCGTTCCGCGCCGGCGCTGCACGCGCAGCCGTGGTCGCCGCAGGCCGCGGAGCCGGTCGCGGGCCGTCCGGTGGTCGCGCTCGCCGGTGGGCCTGCCTTCACCTTCGCGTACGCGGAGACGGCCGAGCTGCTCGCCGGGGCCGGCGCCGAGGTCGTGGTCGTGGACCCGCTGCGCGACGAGGCCCTGCCGGAGGGCGCCGGTGCGCTGGTCGTCGGCGGTGGCTTCCCCGAGGTGTACGCCTCCGAGCTGTCGGCCAACGAGCAGCTGCGCCAGGCGGTGGCGGCCGCCGCCGTGGCGGGCCTGCCGATCCTCGCCGAATGCGCGGGCCTGCTCTGGCTGTGCCGCACCCTCGACGGCGCGCCGATGTGCGGGGTGCTGGACGCGGACGCCGCCATGACCCCGTCGCTCACCCTGGGATACCGCGACGCGGTCGCGCTGTCGGACAGCCCGCTGCTGCCCGCGGGGTCGCGGATCACCGGTCACGAGTTCCACCGCACGAGCGTGCACCCGCGCTCGGGGCTGCTGCTGGAGCCCGCCGGGGGAGCGGCCTGGGCGTGGCGGGGCGCCGATCCCGAGGGTTTCGCGGCGCCCCGGCTGCACGCGTCGTACCTGCACCTGCACTGGGCCGCCGACCCGGCCATCGCGCGCCGGGTGGTCGCGGCCGCCGCGTCGTGA
- a CDS encoding cobalamin biosynthesis protein has translation MTVFLGLGAHSRAGAGDLDRAVAVALEASRLTPAYVGAVATLDRRAAVIGPWAAGRGWPLVTFTASELAGVGTPNPSAVVAARAGVPSVAEAAALRAAGPGAALVLAKTVVGGVTVAVSSRTPPGAHR, from the coding sequence GTGACGGTGTTCCTGGGGCTCGGCGCTCACTCGCGGGCAGGCGCCGGGGACCTGGACCGCGCGGTCGCCGTCGCCCTCGAGGCGAGCCGGCTGACCCCTGCGTACGTCGGCGCCGTCGCCACCCTGGACCGGCGGGCCGCGGTGATCGGGCCGTGGGCCGCCGGGCGCGGCTGGCCGCTGGTGACGTTCACCGCCTCCGAGCTGGCCGGCGTCGGCACACCGAACCCGTCCGCCGTGGTGGCGGCGCGGGCCGGCGTGCCGAGCGTGGCGGAGGCCGCGGCGCTGCGGGCGGCCGGGCCCGGAGCGGCGCTGGTGCTGGCGAAGACGGTCGTCGGCGGCGTGACGGTGGCCGTCAGCTCACGTACGCCGCCAGGTGCTCACCGGTGA